A single window of Colletotrichum destructivum chromosome 9, complete sequence DNA harbors:
- a CDS encoding Putative peptidase C2, calpain, catalytic domain, papain-like cysteine peptidase superfamily: protein MFPIMSFGNSSDSDSDSSSSSAGRNITHPHHRKYIASMPVTVSKPRKTKQQPPQEIIDEFWAKFTTKTPGKATTVVPQNAYAERVAKRSATAIGIGTQVSYDEAATVCRAKVEKIVQECRRVNQRYRDPHYDIEFDLKFGRRDCLESLCNTRGEEPPQSTFHPKAVKRVVDIFDSPQFYIDGPTANDVRQGRDGDCWLMAALCNLSNKPGLIERVCVAHDQDVGVYGFVFHRDGEWYSEIIDDKLYLTKPDYDEGYLERILWEDRERVNSEEAYRRIYQTNSGALYFAQCENPNETWLPLLEKAYAKAHGDYASIEGGFTGEAIEDLTGGVTSEIYTTDILDREYFWNEKLLKVNQDWLLGCSTGFASRGWGERKGIIEMHAYSVMKAVEMDGHRLVLLKNPWGKGEWKGAWSDGSKEWTSEWLQKLQHTFGDDGAFWISYDDLLKKYNIFDATRLFGPDWEVTAIWTTLSVPWTLDYHDTYFAFTISKPGPVVLVLAQLDERYFRGLQGQYRFDLQLRLHKAGQEDYVVRSQASYRMNRSVNVELDLEAGSYEVLVKLDAVRNDQFLPIEQVIRNNAKGRREKLIRMGLAYDLAHSKGKVSESPKEKAVREAHEKKQREKKRAEIKRKILEKREQDHYLKTKAVKKRQKEDAKRKARQRARMEKLKASKGPCPLPPKQPDIHATTSGVSELSKPTSGRRTRIREVDCADLEFATSVLRVEEKAQSHGKPDGHAEVTVPREPHVLPRAQDGAKPPNSKQAGILALYSEEMSTELPNPTLDTRQSKVDARQVASVKSEDHEATPQASEAAISEATAPSEASEHLLCESDDDDFASVSSLSELSERELELHIDAVEAQERVPVGRMPPQPAAAASVDDQDEFERDPWNAVAVVGLRIYYKTSEDYQDEIIVKLRVVRPSPYDEAEEGPPEASDPGDNKSKGLDVDDSAKDATLEGEIQQRKKSIRPTSEDLGDASSSKACDDLVRRT from the exons ATGTTTCCCATCATGTCTTTTGGGAACAGCTccgactcggactcggactccAGTTCCTCATCCGCGGGGCGCAACATCACCCACCCGCACCATCGAAAATATATAGCCAGCATGCCAGTAACCGTCAGTAAACCCCGAAAGACAAAGCAACAACCTCCTCAGGAAATCATCGACGAGTTCTGGGCGAAGTTCACTACCAAAACCCCAGGCAAAG CTACCACTGTCGTTCCTCAGAATGCATACGCAGAGAGGGTTGCGAAGCGATCTGCCACTGCCATAGGCATCGGCACTCAAGTTTCGTACGACGAGGCCGCAACTGTCTGCAGAGCCAAAGTCGAGAAAATTGTACAAGAGTGTCGGAGGGTAAACCAGCGATACAGAGACCCTCATTACGATATCGAGTTCGACCTGAAGTTTGGACGGCGAGATTGCCTCGAATCGCTCTGTAATACCAGGGGTGAAGAGCCGCCACAGTCCACATTCCACcccaaggccgtcaagcGAGTTGTCGATATCTTCGACAGCCCGCAGTTCTACATTGACGGGCCTACGGCTAATGATGTACGCCAAGGCAGGGATGGAGACTGCTGGCTGATGGCTGCGCTGTGCAACCTCAGCAACAAACCCGGACTGATCGAGAGAGTTTGCGTTGCCCACGACCAAGATGTCGGCGTGTACGGGTTCGTCTTTCACCGCGACGGAGAATGGTACAGCGAGATCATTGACGATAAG CTATACCTCACAAAACCTGACTACGATGAAGGCTATCTCGAACGCATTCTGTGGGAAGACCGGGAGCGTGTCAACTCCGAGGAAGCCTACAGGCGCATCTACCAGACAAACAGCGGTGCTCTCTATTTTGCCCAATGCGAGAATCCAAACGAAACGTGGTTGCCTCTCCTCGAGAAGGCTTATGCAAAGGCGCACGGCGACTATGCGTCTATCGAGGGTGGGTTCAccggcgaggccatcgaggacctTACGGGAGGCGTCACATCCGAGATATACACGACCGACATCCTTGACAGGGAGTATTTTTGGAATGAGAAGCTCCTCAAAGTCAACCAAGACTGGCTTCTTGGCTGCTCCACAGGATTTGCATCGAGAGGCTGGGGCGAACGAAAGGGCATCATAGAAATGCATGCCTATAGTGTCATGAAAGCAGTCGAGATGGATGGCCACAGACTGGTCCTGCTGAAGAATCCTTGGGGCAAGGGAGAATGGAAAGGTGCCTGGA GTGACGGCTCTAAGGAATGGACCTCGGAGTGGTTGCAAAAGCTCCAACATACgtttggcgacgacggagctTTCTGGATCTCCTACGATGACCTTCTCAAGAAGTACAACATCTTTGATGCGACTCGGCTCTTTGGCCCTGACTGGGAGGTCACGGCCATATGGACAACTCTTTCCGTACCATGGACACTGGATTACCACGATACATACTTCGCCTTCACAATCTCGAAGCCAGGACCTGTGGTTCTTGTTCTGGCACAACTGGATGAGCGCTACTTTCGGGGGCTCCAAGGACAGTACAGATTCGATTTGCAACTGCGTCTACACAAAGCCGGCCAGGAGGACTATGTCGTACGGAGTCAAGCATCTTACCGCATGAACCGGTCTGTCAATGTTGAGCTTGATCTCGAAGCTGGTAGCtacgaggtcctcgtcaagTTGGATGCGGTGCGAAATGACCAGTTCCTTCCCATCGAACAGGTCATCCGGAATAATGCCAAGGGCCGCCGCGAGAAGCTGATCCGAATGGGTTTGGCATACGACCTTGCTCACAGCAAAGGGAAGGTTTCTGAGTCACCAAAGGAGAAGGCAGTTAGAGAAGCccacgagaagaagcagcggGAAAAGAAACGGGCTGAAATCAAACGCAAGATCCTCGAGAAACGAGAGCAAGACCATTACCTCAAAACCAAAGCCGTCAAGAAGAGGCAGAAAGAGGATGCAAAACGCAAGGCACGGCAAAGGGCTAGAATGGAGAAGCTAAAGGCCTCCAAAGGACCTTGCCCTTTGCCACCGAAGCAACCAGACATCCATGCCACCACCTCGGGGGTCTCAGAGCTTTCAAAACCAACGTCCGGAAGGCGTACTCGGATTCGAGAAGTTGATTGTGCGGATCTTGAGTTTGCAACCAGCGTGTTGAGAGTAGAAGAAAAGGCTCAGAGTCACGGCAAGCCTGATGGTCATGCAGAGGTGACAGTTCCTAGAGAACCACATGTCTTACCTCGAGCCCAAGACGGAGCGAAACCGCCCAATAGCAAGCAAGCCGGGATACTCGCTCTTTACTCCGAAGAAATGTCCACAGAATTGCCAAATCCAACTCTCGATACCCGGCAGTCGAAAGTTGATGCGCGCCAGGTCGCCAGTGTCAAGAGCGAAGACCACGAAGCCACTCCGCAAGCGAGCGAAGCAGCCATAAGTGAGGCGACAGCCCCTTCAGAAGCCTCCGAGCATTTACTATGCGAgtccgacgacgatgacttTGCAAGTGTTTCCAGCTTGTCGGAGCTCTCGGAGCGTGAACTGGAACTCCATATCGATGCAGTGGAGGCACAAGAGCGCGTTCCTGTCGGTCGTAtgccgccgcagccagccgcagcagcatccGTAGATGACCAGGATGAGTTCGAAAGGGACCCTTGGAACGCCGTGGCTGTCGTAGGTCTTCGAATATACTACAAAACATCGGAGGACTACCAAGACGAAATCATCGTCAAGCTGCGAGTCGTGCGACCAAGCCCCTACGATGAAGCAGAGGAAGGGCCGCCCGAAGCCTCGGATCCGGGCGATAATAAGTCGAAAGGCTTGGATGTGGACGACAGCGCCAAAGATGCCACTCTGGAGGGTGAGATTCAACAGCGAAAGAAGAGCATCAGGCCTACCAGCGAGGATCTTGGCGATGCATCCTCGTCCAAGGCCTGCGACGATCTTGTCAGAAGAACGTGA
- a CDS encoding Putative glycoside hydrolase, family 3, glycoside hydrolase family 3 domain, immunoglobulin, which translates to MADFDVEEVLKKLTVSEKVDLLAGIDFWHTKALPNHNIPSIRLSDGPNGVRGTKFFNGIKAACFPCGTALGATFNTELLEEAGKKMGEEAKLKGAHCILGPTINMQRSPLGGRGFESIGEDPVLAGLGSAAIVRGIESTGIQATPKHFVCNDQEHKRNAVHSIVTERALREIYALPFQLTFRDSTPGALMTAYNGVNGTYCSENADLLDKLVRKEWGWDGMIMSDWYGTYSTTEAANAGLDLEMPGPPRFRGEPLKFNVSTDKVRQHVLDERARAMLKFIKKAVATGIPEGAPEKTGDTPETAELLRRIGGESIVLLKNEDNVLPLKKDKKTVVIGPNAKIATYHGGGSASLAAYYAVTPFDGISKKLESPPEYTEGAYSHKLLPLLGNVCKSADGKPGMTMRAYNEPPTDQSRECLDELVLTKTELLLVDYYNPKFKSKLWYADFEGSFVAEEDCTYELGLIVCGTANLFVNDKLVIDNSTKQRQGDAFFGAATLEEKGRVELKKGETYTFKVEFASAPSSKLQGDNVVFGGGALRIGGCKVIDDQAEIAKAAALARDADQVIICSGLNADWETEGNDRADMDLPGYLNKLISAVAQANPNTVVVNQSGTPVRMPWVKDVKALVQAWYGGNETGNAIADVLFGDVNPSAKLSLSFPERVQDNPAYLNYRAEASRTLYGEDVYIGYRYYEYIDRPVLFPFGHGLSYTSFGFSDLKVAEKDGKIAVDITVKNTGKLQGAEVVQVYVAPKQKAKINRPLKELKGFAKVSLAAGESKKVTVDIETKYAASYFDEERHQWCAEEGEYEVIVSDSSVLTDKAVKGSFKVGETFWWSGL; encoded by the exons ATGGCCGACTTTGATGTGGAAGAGGTGCTCAAGAAGCTCACCGTCTCGGAGAAGGTTGACCTTCTTGCAG GCATCGACTTCTGGCACACCAAGGCCCTCCCCAATCACAACATCCCCTCAATCCGACTCTCCGACGGTCCTAACGGCGTTCGCGGCACCAAGTTCTTCAATGGCATTAAGGCCGCCTGCTTCCCTTGCGGGACGGCCCTAGGCGCCACCTTCAACACTGAGCTCCTCGAAGAGGCTGGTAAGAAGATGGGTGAGGAGGCCAAGCTCAAGGGAGCCCACTGCATTCTGGGCCCCACCATCAACATGCAACGATCCCcgctcggcggccgaggtttCGAGTCCATTGGCGAGGACCCGGTTCTGGCTGGTCTCGGCTCCGCTGCCATCGTGAGAGGCATCGAGAGCACCGGTATCCAGGCGACCCCCAAGCACTTCGTGTGCAATGACCAGGAGCACAAGCGAAATGCCGTCCATAGCATTGTGACGGAACGCGCCCTGCGCGAGATCTAcgccctccccttccagcTGACCTTCCGCGACTCCACCCCAGGGGCTCTTATGACGGCGTACAACGGCGTGAACGGCACCTACTGCAGTGAGAacgccgacctgctggacaagCTTGTTCGCAAGGAGTGGGGCTGGGACGGAATGATCATGAGTGATTGGTATGGAACTTACAGTACGACGGAGGCGGCcaacgccggcctcgacctggaGATGCCTGGGCCCCCTCGCTTCCGCGGAGAGCCTCTCAAGTTTAACGTGTCGACGGATAAGGTCCGTCAGCACGTTCTTGACGAGAGAGCCCGCGCTATGCTTAAGTTCATCAAGAAGGCCGTGGCCACCGGCATTCCCGAGGGTGCCCCtgagaagacgggcgacaCCCCCGAGACCGCCGAGTTGTTGAGACGCATTGGCGGGGAGAGCATCGTCCTTCTCAAGAACGAGGACAACGTGCTTCCcctgaagaaggacaagaag ACAGTTGTCATCGGCCCCAACGCTAAGATTGCCACCTACCACGGAGGTGGTTCCGCCTCCCTGGCCGCCTACTACGCCGTCACCCCCTTTGACGGCATTAGCAAGAAGCTCGAGTCGCCTCCCGAGTACACCGAGGGTGCCTACTCCCACAagctcctccccctcctcggTAACGTCTGCAAGTCggccgacggcaagcccGGTATGACGATGCGTGCCTACAACGAACCCCCGACGGACCAAAGCCGCGAGTgcctcgacgagcttgtcCTGACCAAGACGGAGttgctcctcgtcgactacTACAACCCGAAGTTCAAGTCTAAGCTCTGGTACGCCGACTTCGAGGGTTCgttcgtcgccgaggaggactGCACCTACGAGCTCGGCCTCATTGTCTGCGGCACGGCCAACCTTTTCGTGAACGACAAGCTGGTCATCGACAACAGCACTAAGCAGCGCCAGGGCGACgccttcttcggcgccgccactctcgaggagaagggccgcgtcgagctcaagaagggcgagacgtacaccttcaaggtcgagttcgcctcggccccgtcgtcCAAGCTGCAGGGCGACAACGTCGTctttggcggcggtgccctGCGCATCGGCGGCTGCAAGGTTATCGACGACCAGGCGGAGATCGcaaaggccgccgccctcgccaggGACGCTGACCAAGTCATTATCTGCTCCGGTCTCAACGCCGACTGGGAGACGGAGGGTAATGACCGCGCCGACATGGACCTGCCGGGCTACCTGAACAAGCTTATCTCGGCTGTCGCCCAAGCGAACCCCAACACCGTGGTCGTCAACCAGTCGGGAACGCCGGTGCGCATGCCCTGGGTCAAGGACGTCAAGGCCCTCGTCCAGGCCTGGTACGGCGGCAACGAGACGggcaacgccatcgccgacgtgCTCTTCGGCGATGTCAACCCCTCGGCCAAGCTCTCCCTCAGCTTCCCCGAGCGCGTCCAGGACAACCCGGCCTACCTCAACTACCGCGCCGAGGCCAGCCGCACGCTGTACGGCGAGGATGTCTACATCGGGTACCGCTACTACGAGTACATTGACCGTCCCGTGCTCTTCCCATtcggccacggcctgtcGTACACGAGCTTTGGCTTCAGCGACCTCAAGGTCGCggagaaggacggcaagatcgccgtcgacatcacGGTCAAGAACACGGGCAAATtgcagggcgccgaggtcgtgCAGGTGTACGTCGCGCCTAAGCAGAAGGCCAAGATCAACCGCCCgctcaaggagctcaagggcTTCGCCAAGGTTTCGCTCGCGGCTGGGGAGAGCAAGAAGGTCACGGTTGACATCGAGACCAAGTACGCCGCCAGCTACTTCGACGAAGAGCGCCACCAGTGGtgcgccgaggagggcgagtaCGAGGTAATCGTCAGCGACAGTAGTGTCTTGACGgacaaggccgtcaagggcAGCTTCAAGGTTGGCGAGACCTTTTGGTGGTCCGGTCTctaa
- a CDS encoding Putative kinetochore Sim4 complex subunit Fta4: protein MASTQAPPPTVIAQKQAFLAAQTRLFSQPLRPSRPWLAANEAAESPLPDPVVEHVVARLNTTVLQHSRRAYSHQASRHVAEQIDALYLSQPPAAQDHEPAEGLSLSLDLTEEAAVKSLPPTWPVDRDVTMYPMEAKRYTEQVDRLKSLAEQRHQTTARLERLRRMKALLDPFRSDDDGIGVQENLITRDGEVEKEMESMRVLLARVGGRVNLLPASTEPVSPFGEDDPLATRSVATGEKRKLDDLLNHF from the exons ATGGCATCAACGCAGGCCCCTCCGCCTACGGTAATCGCCCAGAAACaagccttcctcgccgcgcagACCCGTCTCTTCTCGCAGCCCCTCCGACCTTCCCGCCCCTGGCTCGCCGCAaacgaggccgccgagtcCCCCCTCCCGGACCCGGTCGTtgagcacgtcgtcgcccgcctcaACACCACCGTACTGCAGCACTCGCGACGCGCCTACTCGCATCAGGCGAGTCGCCACGTCGCCGAGCAGATCGACGCACTCTACCTGTCTCAGCCGCCCGCGGCGCAGGACCACGAGCCGGCCGAGGgcctgtctctctctttggACCTTA ccgaggaggctgcCGTCAAGTCCCTTCCGCCGACTTGGCCGGTTGACCGCGACGTGACCATGTATCCCATGGAGGCCAAGCGGTACACAGAGCAAGTGGATCGCCTAAAATCGCTCGCTGAGCAGAGGCACCAGACCACCGCTCGCCTTGAGCGTTTGCGGCGCATGAAGGCCTTACTCGACCCCTTCCGCtccgatgatgacggcatcggcgtGCAGGAGAATCTTATCacccgcgacggcgaggtagagaaggagatggagagtATGCGAGTTCTTTTGGCACGTGTCGGTGGCCGCGTCAACCTTCTGCCTGCGTCCACGGAGCCCGTGAGCCCATTCGGGGAGGACGATCCCCTCGCCACGAGATCCGTGGCTACGGGAGAGAAACGAaagctcgacgacctcctcaaCCACTTCTGA